One Pyrococcus furiosus DSM 3638 genomic region harbors:
- a CDS encoding glycosyltransferase, with protein sequence MYFASKLLLKFKGKFDIIDCQEFSYLSCLSAKFHSVTRKIPLVITWHELWKDYWRDYLGGLGKVGEKIEILTSKLTTYNVSVSRLTQKRLMKLGVRSAFSWLSCSSHKLFHWSASV encoded by the coding sequence ATATATTTTGCCAGTAAACTTCTTCTAAAATTTAAGGGAAAGTTTGACATAATTGACTGTCAGGAATTTTCATATCTTTCTTGTCTTTCAGCAAAGTTTCATAGTGTAACAAGAAAAATCCCTCTCGTAATTACATGGCACGAACTGTGGAAGGATTATTGGCGTGATTACTTAGGAGGGCTAGGAAAAGTGGGAGAGAAAATTGAAATTTTAACTTCAAAGCTAACAACTTATAATGTTTCGGTTTCCAGGCTTACTCAAAAGAGACTAATGAAGTTAGGCGTTCGGAGTGCATTCTCATGGCTTAGTTGTTCTTCCCATAAGCTCTTCCATTGGAGCGCTAGTGTTTGA